One window of the Thunnus albacares chromosome 3, fThuAlb1.1, whole genome shotgun sequence genome contains the following:
- the LOC122979701 gene encoding uncharacterized protein LOC122979701 isoform X1, which produces MAQRQHESKMNGSGNLKTRLSNAERFPCTAPSINMDQHRELMDFLPKDYQYHVCRYKAVNQSGSDHISFEATVRMSLQSKEEILVWLKSMAVTWRVAYTRPTKGQKIIFKADYRCQHNTKPRETVPKAGRVSKNTDCPAKLKVTLVRTEVSHGQRSRSTDPHIPDYPTLVDISNIHNHNIHVADAVLEGAESQEADQSWSRSTIAAIEELDDTETPEGQFKSVQDSEEWDSMIKEFSAMVQNNEGFQGAASAFMKAFHRLKGNPSMLQSAMHMFGRYDTNSLASQRAQALQRAANRAGPGITLQPNSVARRKVKVGGRRRPAAGRLTKNVATMDHRYSYPKGVKSGTHTLSQTVEVCHSNPK; this is translated from the exons ATGGCACAACGACAGCATGAATCAAAGATGAATGG ATCAGGAAATCTGAAAACGCGCCTCAGCAATGCTGAGCGGTTTCCCTGCACCGCTCCATCCATAAATATGGACCAACACCGTGAATTAATG GACTTCTTACCGAAGGATTATCAGTACCATGTATGTAGGTACAAAGCTGTGAACCAATCCGGTAGCGACCATATCAGTTTTGAGGCCACAGTACGGATGTCCCTTCAATCCAAAGAGGAGATCCTGGTGTGGCTGAAGTCCATGGCAGTCACATGGAGAGTGGCCTACACCAGGCCCACTAAAGGCCAGAAGATCATCTTCAAa GCAGACTACCGGTGCCAGCATAACACCAAGCCCAGGGAAACAGTACCAAAGGCTGGCAGGGTGTCCAAAAATACAGATTGTCCTGCTAAACTTAAAGTCACCCTTGTGCGCACTGAGGTCTCCCATGGGCAACGGAGCAG GAGCACTGATCCTCACATACCGGACTACCCGACACTTGTGGATATCAGTAATATTCACAATCACAACATACATGTGGCTGATGCTGTGCTTGAGGGTGCTGAATCACAAGAGG CTGATCAATCATGGTCCAGATCAACTATTGCAGCCATTGAGGAGCTTGATGATACTGAAACACCTGAGGGTCAGTTTAAGT ctgttcaAGACAGTGAGGAGTGGGACTCCATGATCAAGGAGTTTTCGGCCATGGTGCAGAATAATGAAGGATTTCAAGGAGCAGCATCAGCCTTCATGAAGGCTTTCCACAGACTGAAGGGGAACCCCTCCATGCTGCAGTCAGCAATGCACATGTTTGGCCGCTATGATACCAACAGCCTGGCATCACAGCGAGCACAAGCTCTCCAGCGGGCCGCTAACCGTGCTGGGCCAGGTATCACCTTACAGCCCAACTCTGTTGCCCGCCGAAAGGTCAAGGTCGGGGGTAGACGCCGACCTGCTGCGGGGAGGCTGACGAAAAATGTTGCAACCATGGACCATCGCTACAGCTACCCAAAAGGAGTGAAGTCTGGCACTCACACCTTGTCCCAAACAGTAGAGGTGTGTCACAGCAATCCAAAATAA
- the LOC122979701 gene encoding uncharacterized protein LOC122979701 isoform X2 translates to MAQRQHESKMNGSGNLKTRLSNAERFPCTAPSINMDQHRELMDFLPKDYQYHVCRYKAVNQSGSDHISFEATVRMSLQSKEEILVWLKSMAVTWRVAYTRPTKGQKIIFKADYRCQHNTKPRETVPKAGRVSKNTDCPAKLKVTLVRTEVSHGQRSRSTDPHIPDYPTLVDISNIHNHNIHVADAVLEGAESQEADQSWSRSTIAAIEELDDTETPEAVQDSEEWDSMIKEFSAMVQNNEGFQGAASAFMKAFHRLKGNPSMLQSAMHMFGRYDTNSLASQRAQALQRAANRAGPGITLQPNSVARRKVKVGGRRRPAAGRLTKNVATMDHRYSYPKGVKSGTHTLSQTVEVCHSNPK, encoded by the exons ATGGCACAACGACAGCATGAATCAAAGATGAATGG ATCAGGAAATCTGAAAACGCGCCTCAGCAATGCTGAGCGGTTTCCCTGCACCGCTCCATCCATAAATATGGACCAACACCGTGAATTAATG GACTTCTTACCGAAGGATTATCAGTACCATGTATGTAGGTACAAAGCTGTGAACCAATCCGGTAGCGACCATATCAGTTTTGAGGCCACAGTACGGATGTCCCTTCAATCCAAAGAGGAGATCCTGGTGTGGCTGAAGTCCATGGCAGTCACATGGAGAGTGGCCTACACCAGGCCCACTAAAGGCCAGAAGATCATCTTCAAa GCAGACTACCGGTGCCAGCATAACACCAAGCCCAGGGAAACAGTACCAAAGGCTGGCAGGGTGTCCAAAAATACAGATTGTCCTGCTAAACTTAAAGTCACCCTTGTGCGCACTGAGGTCTCCCATGGGCAACGGAGCAG GAGCACTGATCCTCACATACCGGACTACCCGACACTTGTGGATATCAGTAATATTCACAATCACAACATACATGTGGCTGATGCTGTGCTTGAGGGTGCTGAATCACAAGAGG CTGATCAATCATGGTCCAGATCAACTATTGCAGCCATTGAGGAGCTTGATGATACTGAAACACCTGAGG ctgttcaAGACAGTGAGGAGTGGGACTCCATGATCAAGGAGTTTTCGGCCATGGTGCAGAATAATGAAGGATTTCAAGGAGCAGCATCAGCCTTCATGAAGGCTTTCCACAGACTGAAGGGGAACCCCTCCATGCTGCAGTCAGCAATGCACATGTTTGGCCGCTATGATACCAACAGCCTGGCATCACAGCGAGCACAAGCTCTCCAGCGGGCCGCTAACCGTGCTGGGCCAGGTATCACCTTACAGCCCAACTCTGTTGCCCGCCGAAAGGTCAAGGTCGGGGGTAGACGCCGACCTGCTGCGGGGAGGCTGACGAAAAATGTTGCAACCATGGACCATCGCTACAGCTACCCAAAAGGAGTGAAGTCTGGCACTCACACCTTGTCCCAAACAGTAGAGGTGTGTCACAGCAATCCAAAATAA
- the trim2a gene encoding tripartite motif-containing protein 2 isoform X1, which yields MASEGATIPSPVVRQIDKQFLICSICLDRYENPKVLPCLHTFCERCLQNYIPAHSLTLSCPVCRQTSILPEKGVAALQNNFFITNLMDVLQRAPNSCSQEAAALNNITTVAAGQLLSCPNHGGNVMEFYCPPCETAMCQECTSGEHGEHPTVPLKDVVEQHKASLQDQLDAVKKRLPEIDSALQTLSEILQQLTNQKSSIEDDIHTTFDELQKTLNVRKSVLLMELEVNYGLKQKVLQAQLDTLLQGQEGINSSCNFTEQALSHGTEAEVLLVKKQMSERLIELAGQELPLQPGENDQLDFLVETEGLKKSIHNLGTIVTTNAVASETVATGEGLRHCVMGVPTSITITTKDKDGELCKMGNAVITAEIFSPDGSKGEGEIQDNKNGTYEYLFTAPKEGTFNLSLRLYDQHIKGSPFKIKATKSLDVSSTSDGIKKRLKSPGSGHIKQKAIKRPASMYSTGRRKENPIEDDLIFRIGTKGRNKGEFTNLQGVAASSLGKVLIADSNNQCVQIFSNDGQFKSRFGVRGRTPGQLQRPTGVAVHPNGDIIIADYDNKWVSIFSSEGKFKNKIGSGKLMGPKGVSVDRNGHIIVVDNKSCCVFIFQLNGKLVTKFGSRGNGDRQFAGTLNGPHFAAVNNNNEIIVTDFHNHSVKVFNTEGEFLLKFGSNGEGNGQFNAPTGVAVDVNGNIIVADWGNSRIQVFDGSGSFLSYINTSADPLYGPQGLALTSDGHVVVADSGNHCFKVYRYLQ from the exons ATGGCCAGTGAAGGCGCCACTATTCCCAGCCCCGTCGTCCGCCAGATTGACAAGCAGTTCTTGATCTGCAGCATATGTCTGGACCGCTACGAAAACCCCAAAGTTCTGCCCTGCCTGCACACCTTCTGTGAGAG gtgCCTGCAGAACTACATCCCGGCCCACAGCCTCACATTGTCGTGCCCCGTGTGCCGCCAGACCTCGATCCTGCCGGAGAAGGGTGTGGCGGCATTGCAGAATAACTTCTTCATCACCAACCTGATGGACGTGCTGCAGCGGGCGCCGAATAGCTGCAGCCAGGAGGCCGCCGCTCTCAACAACATCACCACCGTGGCAGCAGGCCAGCTGCTCTCCTGCCCCAACCATGGAGGCAAC GTCATGGAGTTTTATTGTCCTCCTTGTGAGACAGCCATGTGTCAGGAGTGTACAAGTGGTGAACATGGAGAACACCCGACTGTGCCTCTCAAAGACGTAGTGGAACAACACAAGGCCTCATTACAGGACCAGCTGGATGCTGTCAAGAAGAG GTTACCAGAGATCGACTCAGCCCTACAGACGCTGTCAGAGATCCTGCagcagctgaccaatcagaagagCTCCATTGAGGATGACATCCATACTACCTTTGATGAGCTGCAGAAGACCCTCAATGTCCGCAAAAGTGTTTTGCTTATGGAGCTGGAGGTCAACTACGGCCTCAAGCAGAAG gTGCTCCAAGCCCAGCTAGACACCCTGCTGCAGGGCCAGGAGGGCATCAACAGCAGCTGTAACTTCACGGAACAGGCTCTGAGCCACGGCACCGAGGCCGAGGTGCTGCTGGTGAAAAAGCAGATGAGCGAACGTCTCATCGAGCTGGCCGGCCAGGAACTTCCTCTGCAGCCCGGGGAGAACGACCAACTGGACTTCCTCGTGGAGACAGAGGGCTTAAAGAAGTCCATCCACAACCTGGGTACCATAGTAACGACTAACGCTGTTGCCTCTGAGACTGTGGCTACTGGCGAAGGGCTGAGGCACTGTGTGATGGGTGTGCCCACGTCCATCACCATAACCACTAAGGACAAAGATGGAGAGCTGTGCAAGATGGGCAACGCAGTCATCACTGCTGAAATCTTCTCACCTGATGGTAGCAAAGGTGAAGGAGAGATACAGGACAACAAGAATGGCACTTATGAGTACCTGTTCACAGCTCCTAAAGAAGGGACCTTTAATTTATCGCTGCGTTTATATGACCAACATATCAAAGGAAGCCCCTTTAAGATAAAGGCCACCAAGTCTTTAGATGTTTCGTCGACTTCAGACGGCATCAAGAAGAGGCTGAAGTCACCAGGCAGCGGGCACATCAAGCAGAAGGCCATCAAGAGGCCGGCCAGTATGTACAGCAcagggaggaggaaagaaaaccCCATCGAAGACGACCTCATCTTCAGAATCG GCACtaaaggaagaaacaaagggGAGTTCACTAATCTGCAGGGAGTGGCTGCCTCCTCTCTGGGAAAAGTGCTGATAGCAGACAGCAACAACCAGTGTGTCCAG attttctcCAATGACGGCCAGTTCAAAAGTCGTTTTGGTGTCCGCGGCAGGACTCCAGGTCAGCTGCAGCGGCCGACAGGTGTGGCTGTCCACCCCAACGGCGACATCATCATCGCTGACTATGACAACAAATGGGTCAGCATCTTTTCAAGTGAAGGCAAGTTTAAG AACAAGATCGGCTCAGGGAAGCTGATGGGCCCTAAAGGCGTGTCGGTGGACAGAAATGGCCACATCATTGTGGTCGACAACAAGTCCTGCTGCGTCTTCATCTTTCAGCTCAATGGCAAGCTGGTCACCAAGTTTGGTAGTCGTGGCAACGGTGACAGGCAGTTTGCAGGTACACTCAATG gtCCTCACTTTGCTgctgtcaacaacaacaatgaaatcATTGTAACAGATTTCCACAACCACTCGGTCAAG GTATTCAACACAGAAGGGGAATTCTTACTGAAGTTTGGTTCTAACGGCGAGGGCAACGGCCAGTTCAATGCCCCTACAGGAGTAGCGGTGGATGTCAATGGAAACATCATAGTAGCAGACTGGGGCAACAGCCGGATACAG gtgtTTGATGGCAGCGGTTcgttcctctcctacatcaaCACATCAGCAGACCCGCTGTACGGCCCTCAGGGTCTCGCTCTCACCTCTGACGGACACGTTGTGGTCGCCGATTCTGGCAACCACTGCTTCAAAGTCTACCGTTACCTGCAGTAG
- the trim2a gene encoding tripartite motif-containing protein 2 isoform X2 → MASEGATIPSPVVRQIDKQFLICSICLDRYENPKVLPCLHTFCERCLQNYIPAHSLTLSCPVCRQTSILPEKGVAALQNNFFITNLMDVLQRAPNSCSQEAAALNNITTVAAGQLLSCPNHGGNVMEFYCPPCETAMCQECTSGEHGEHPTVPLKDVVEQHKASLQDQLDAVKKRLPEIDSALQTLSEILQQLTNQKSSIEDDIHTTFDELQKTLNVRKSVLLMELEVNYGLKQKVLQAQLDTLLQGQEGINSSCNFTEQALSHGTEAEVLLVKKQMSERLIELAGQELPLQPGENDQLDFLVETEGLKKSIHNLGTIVTTNAVASETVATGEGLRHCVMGVPTSITITTKDKDGELCKMGNAVITAEIFSPDGSKGEGEIQDNKNGTYEYLFTAPKEGTFNLSLRLYDQHIKGSPFKIKATKSLDVSSTSDGIKKRLKSPGSGHIKQKAIKRPASMYSTGRRKENPIEDDLIFRIGTKGRNKGEFTNLQGVAASSLGKVLIADSNNQCVQIFSNDGQFKSRFGVRGRTPGQLQRPTGVAVHPNGDIIIADYDNKWVSIFSSEGKFKNKIGSGKLMGPKGVSVDRNGHIIVVDNKSCCVFIFQLNGKLVTKFGSRGNGDRQFAGPHFAAVNNNNEIIVTDFHNHSVKVFNTEGEFLLKFGSNGEGNGQFNAPTGVAVDVNGNIIVADWGNSRIQVFDGSGSFLSYINTSADPLYGPQGLALTSDGHVVVADSGNHCFKVYRYLQ, encoded by the exons ATGGCCAGTGAAGGCGCCACTATTCCCAGCCCCGTCGTCCGCCAGATTGACAAGCAGTTCTTGATCTGCAGCATATGTCTGGACCGCTACGAAAACCCCAAAGTTCTGCCCTGCCTGCACACCTTCTGTGAGAG gtgCCTGCAGAACTACATCCCGGCCCACAGCCTCACATTGTCGTGCCCCGTGTGCCGCCAGACCTCGATCCTGCCGGAGAAGGGTGTGGCGGCATTGCAGAATAACTTCTTCATCACCAACCTGATGGACGTGCTGCAGCGGGCGCCGAATAGCTGCAGCCAGGAGGCCGCCGCTCTCAACAACATCACCACCGTGGCAGCAGGCCAGCTGCTCTCCTGCCCCAACCATGGAGGCAAC GTCATGGAGTTTTATTGTCCTCCTTGTGAGACAGCCATGTGTCAGGAGTGTACAAGTGGTGAACATGGAGAACACCCGACTGTGCCTCTCAAAGACGTAGTGGAACAACACAAGGCCTCATTACAGGACCAGCTGGATGCTGTCAAGAAGAG GTTACCAGAGATCGACTCAGCCCTACAGACGCTGTCAGAGATCCTGCagcagctgaccaatcagaagagCTCCATTGAGGATGACATCCATACTACCTTTGATGAGCTGCAGAAGACCCTCAATGTCCGCAAAAGTGTTTTGCTTATGGAGCTGGAGGTCAACTACGGCCTCAAGCAGAAG gTGCTCCAAGCCCAGCTAGACACCCTGCTGCAGGGCCAGGAGGGCATCAACAGCAGCTGTAACTTCACGGAACAGGCTCTGAGCCACGGCACCGAGGCCGAGGTGCTGCTGGTGAAAAAGCAGATGAGCGAACGTCTCATCGAGCTGGCCGGCCAGGAACTTCCTCTGCAGCCCGGGGAGAACGACCAACTGGACTTCCTCGTGGAGACAGAGGGCTTAAAGAAGTCCATCCACAACCTGGGTACCATAGTAACGACTAACGCTGTTGCCTCTGAGACTGTGGCTACTGGCGAAGGGCTGAGGCACTGTGTGATGGGTGTGCCCACGTCCATCACCATAACCACTAAGGACAAAGATGGAGAGCTGTGCAAGATGGGCAACGCAGTCATCACTGCTGAAATCTTCTCACCTGATGGTAGCAAAGGTGAAGGAGAGATACAGGACAACAAGAATGGCACTTATGAGTACCTGTTCACAGCTCCTAAAGAAGGGACCTTTAATTTATCGCTGCGTTTATATGACCAACATATCAAAGGAAGCCCCTTTAAGATAAAGGCCACCAAGTCTTTAGATGTTTCGTCGACTTCAGACGGCATCAAGAAGAGGCTGAAGTCACCAGGCAGCGGGCACATCAAGCAGAAGGCCATCAAGAGGCCGGCCAGTATGTACAGCAcagggaggaggaaagaaaaccCCATCGAAGACGACCTCATCTTCAGAATCG GCACtaaaggaagaaacaaagggGAGTTCACTAATCTGCAGGGAGTGGCTGCCTCCTCTCTGGGAAAAGTGCTGATAGCAGACAGCAACAACCAGTGTGTCCAG attttctcCAATGACGGCCAGTTCAAAAGTCGTTTTGGTGTCCGCGGCAGGACTCCAGGTCAGCTGCAGCGGCCGACAGGTGTGGCTGTCCACCCCAACGGCGACATCATCATCGCTGACTATGACAACAAATGGGTCAGCATCTTTTCAAGTGAAGGCAAGTTTAAG AACAAGATCGGCTCAGGGAAGCTGATGGGCCCTAAAGGCGTGTCGGTGGACAGAAATGGCCACATCATTGTGGTCGACAACAAGTCCTGCTGCGTCTTCATCTTTCAGCTCAATGGCAAGCTGGTCACCAAGTTTGGTAGTCGTGGCAACGGTGACAGGCAGTTTGCAG gtCCTCACTTTGCTgctgtcaacaacaacaatgaaatcATTGTAACAGATTTCCACAACCACTCGGTCAAG GTATTCAACACAGAAGGGGAATTCTTACTGAAGTTTGGTTCTAACGGCGAGGGCAACGGCCAGTTCAATGCCCCTACAGGAGTAGCGGTGGATGTCAATGGAAACATCATAGTAGCAGACTGGGGCAACAGCCGGATACAG gtgtTTGATGGCAGCGGTTcgttcctctcctacatcaaCACATCAGCAGACCCGCTGTACGGCCCTCAGGGTCTCGCTCTCACCTCTGACGGACACGTTGTGGTCGCCGATTCTGGCAACCACTGCTTCAAAGTCTACCGTTACCTGCAGTAG
- the trim2a gene encoding tripartite motif-containing protein 2 isoform X3, protein MEFYCPPCETAMCQECTSGEHGEHPTVPLKDVVEQHKASLQDQLDAVKKRLPEIDSALQTLSEILQQLTNQKSSIEDDIHTTFDELQKTLNVRKSVLLMELEVNYGLKQKVLQAQLDTLLQGQEGINSSCNFTEQALSHGTEAEVLLVKKQMSERLIELAGQELPLQPGENDQLDFLVETEGLKKSIHNLGTIVTTNAVASETVATGEGLRHCVMGVPTSITITTKDKDGELCKMGNAVITAEIFSPDGSKGEGEIQDNKNGTYEYLFTAPKEGTFNLSLRLYDQHIKGSPFKIKATKSLDVSSTSDGIKKRLKSPGSGHIKQKAIKRPASMYSTGRRKENPIEDDLIFRIGTKGRNKGEFTNLQGVAASSLGKVLIADSNNQCVQIFSNDGQFKSRFGVRGRTPGQLQRPTGVAVHPNGDIIIADYDNKWVSIFSSEGKFKNKIGSGKLMGPKGVSVDRNGHIIVVDNKSCCVFIFQLNGKLVTKFGSRGNGDRQFAGTLNGPHFAAVNNNNEIIVTDFHNHSVKVFNTEGEFLLKFGSNGEGNGQFNAPTGVAVDVNGNIIVADWGNSRIQVFDGSGSFLSYINTSADPLYGPQGLALTSDGHVVVADSGNHCFKVYRYLQ, encoded by the exons ATGGAGTTTTATTGTCCTCCTTGTGAGACAGCCATGTGTCAGGAGTGTACAAGTGGTGAACATGGAGAACACCCGACTGTGCCTCTCAAAGACGTAGTGGAACAACACAAGGCCTCATTACAGGACCAGCTGGATGCTGTCAAGAAGAG GTTACCAGAGATCGACTCAGCCCTACAGACGCTGTCAGAGATCCTGCagcagctgaccaatcagaagagCTCCATTGAGGATGACATCCATACTACCTTTGATGAGCTGCAGAAGACCCTCAATGTCCGCAAAAGTGTTTTGCTTATGGAGCTGGAGGTCAACTACGGCCTCAAGCAGAAG gTGCTCCAAGCCCAGCTAGACACCCTGCTGCAGGGCCAGGAGGGCATCAACAGCAGCTGTAACTTCACGGAACAGGCTCTGAGCCACGGCACCGAGGCCGAGGTGCTGCTGGTGAAAAAGCAGATGAGCGAACGTCTCATCGAGCTGGCCGGCCAGGAACTTCCTCTGCAGCCCGGGGAGAACGACCAACTGGACTTCCTCGTGGAGACAGAGGGCTTAAAGAAGTCCATCCACAACCTGGGTACCATAGTAACGACTAACGCTGTTGCCTCTGAGACTGTGGCTACTGGCGAAGGGCTGAGGCACTGTGTGATGGGTGTGCCCACGTCCATCACCATAACCACTAAGGACAAAGATGGAGAGCTGTGCAAGATGGGCAACGCAGTCATCACTGCTGAAATCTTCTCACCTGATGGTAGCAAAGGTGAAGGAGAGATACAGGACAACAAGAATGGCACTTATGAGTACCTGTTCACAGCTCCTAAAGAAGGGACCTTTAATTTATCGCTGCGTTTATATGACCAACATATCAAAGGAAGCCCCTTTAAGATAAAGGCCACCAAGTCTTTAGATGTTTCGTCGACTTCAGACGGCATCAAGAAGAGGCTGAAGTCACCAGGCAGCGGGCACATCAAGCAGAAGGCCATCAAGAGGCCGGCCAGTATGTACAGCAcagggaggaggaaagaaaaccCCATCGAAGACGACCTCATCTTCAGAATCG GCACtaaaggaagaaacaaagggGAGTTCACTAATCTGCAGGGAGTGGCTGCCTCCTCTCTGGGAAAAGTGCTGATAGCAGACAGCAACAACCAGTGTGTCCAG attttctcCAATGACGGCCAGTTCAAAAGTCGTTTTGGTGTCCGCGGCAGGACTCCAGGTCAGCTGCAGCGGCCGACAGGTGTGGCTGTCCACCCCAACGGCGACATCATCATCGCTGACTATGACAACAAATGGGTCAGCATCTTTTCAAGTGAAGGCAAGTTTAAG AACAAGATCGGCTCAGGGAAGCTGATGGGCCCTAAAGGCGTGTCGGTGGACAGAAATGGCCACATCATTGTGGTCGACAACAAGTCCTGCTGCGTCTTCATCTTTCAGCTCAATGGCAAGCTGGTCACCAAGTTTGGTAGTCGTGGCAACGGTGACAGGCAGTTTGCAGGTACACTCAATG gtCCTCACTTTGCTgctgtcaacaacaacaatgaaatcATTGTAACAGATTTCCACAACCACTCGGTCAAG GTATTCAACACAGAAGGGGAATTCTTACTGAAGTTTGGTTCTAACGGCGAGGGCAACGGCCAGTTCAATGCCCCTACAGGAGTAGCGGTGGATGTCAATGGAAACATCATAGTAGCAGACTGGGGCAACAGCCGGATACAG gtgtTTGATGGCAGCGGTTcgttcctctcctacatcaaCACATCAGCAGACCCGCTGTACGGCCCTCAGGGTCTCGCTCTCACCTCTGACGGACACGTTGTGGTCGCCGATTCTGGCAACCACTGCTTCAAAGTCTACCGTTACCTGCAGTAG